A genomic segment from Nicotiana tabacum cultivar K326 chromosome 7, ASM71507v2, whole genome shotgun sequence encodes:
- the LOC107790605 gene encoding aspartic proteinase CDR1-like, producing the protein MAVKVTLLNLFLSASLITALLFSSVLLAEAKSTGHGLSTEIIHRASKKSPFFNAASPNSLRMELIPDRLTGVYLINFSVGTPPKFQQVVVDTGSHINWIQCQPCVDCYKQDIPIFYPVNSSTFKPVSCQSPKCFQNNCQGSQCVYFATYVSSSYSFGDVATDTFTFYSANGEELSFPAIVFGCAHRSKSTPVTPMMSGLIGLGASPASLMSQIINPAFGQKFSYCFVPFSLLGFPSKLTFGDNAWGPGSFFTPLIVKPSDVFYFLTLLGISVGEKKLELIVNSSTIFQEGNIVIDSGTTYTSLPTPFYNQLETVVREAVEVEPWSDNSQSGTSLSLCYKDLDGNDIPPLTLHFIGADVPLSKDNIMPPMPNSDGLCCLAFLPTENQPFFGNVAQSNFLVGYDLDKMIVSFKATDCTKMA; encoded by the coding sequence ATGGCAGTCAAAGTTACACTACTCAATCTCTTCCTTTCAGCATCCCTCATCACTGCTCTCTTGTTTTCATCAGTCCTTCTGGCTGAAGCCAAAAGTACTGGCCATGGACTTAGCACTGAGATAATCCATCGTGCTTCTAAGAAGTCTCCATTTTTCAACGCTGCTTCTCCAAATTCACTCCGGATGGAGTTAATACCTGACCGTCTTACTGGTGTATACCTAATAAACTTTTCTGTTGGAACtcctccaaagtttcaacagGTAGTTGTTGACACTGGCAGTCATATTAATTGGATACAATGCCAACCTTGTGTCGACTGCTACAAACAAGATATCCCCATTTTCTACCCCGTAAATTCTTCAACCTTTAAGCCCGTCTCCTGTCAGTCACCTAAATGCTTTCAAAATAACTGTCAAGGAAGCCAATGCGTGTATTTTGCTACTTACGTTAGTAGTAGTTACTCATTTGGTGATGTAGCTACGGATACTTTCACTTTCTATTCTGCAAATGGAGAGGAATTATCTTTTCCAGCTATTGTTTTTGGATGTGCTCACAGATCCAAATCTACACCAGTGACCCCAATGATGTCTGGCTTAATAGGGCTTGGAGCTTCTCCTGCGTCTTTAATGTCGCAAATAATTAATCCAGCATTTGGACAGAAATTTTCCTACTGTTTTGTGCCCTTTTCACTATTAGGTTTCCCTAgcaaacttacctttggtgacaatGCTTGGGGACCTGGGAGTTTTTTCACTCCACTTATTGTTAAACCTTCCGATGTGTTCTATTTCTTGACCCTCTTAGGCATATCGGTTGGTGAAAAAAAACTGGAACTTATTGTTAATTCCTCTACTATTTTTCAAGAGGGGAATATTGTGATAGACTCGGGAACTACTTATACTTCCCTTCCTACCCCGTTCTACAACCAACTTGAAACAGTGGTGAGAGAAGCCGTTGAAGTGGAACCGTGGTCTGACAACTCACAATCTGGGACGAGTCTCAGTCTCTGCTACAAAGATTTGGATGGCAATGATATTCCTCCACTGACGCTTCATTTTATTGGAGCTGATGTCCCGCTGTCTAAGGATAATATCATGCCTCCAATGCCAAATAGTGACGGACTTTGCTGCCTAGCCTTTTTACCTACAGAAAATCAGCCCTTCTTCGGGAATGTCGCCCAATCGAACTTTCTAGTTGGATACGATCTAGATAAAATGATCGTATCCTTCAAGGCCACTGATTGCACCAAAATGGCCTGA